From Mucilaginibacter rubeus, a single genomic window includes:
- a CDS encoding HPP family protein produces the protein MRRRIHRHIRTAKYIVYKETLVDFREHFWTFISSFSGIALIGLLNSRYFTASDNLFLIGSFGASSVLIYGVINSPLAQPRNLIGGHVLCALVGVTIHKLVPNELWLAAALSVSIAIVLMQVTKTLHPPGGATALIANIGSEKIKALGYMYVFSPVFSGALILLLVALLFNNMTKHRHYPNNKKWLQVWRRYQR, from the coding sequence ATGAGAAGAAGGATACACAGGCACATACGTACGGCGAAATACATTGTTTACAAAGAAACCCTTGTTGATTTCAGGGAACACTTTTGGACATTCATCAGTTCGTTTTCGGGGATAGCGCTTATCGGCTTGCTAAACAGCAGGTACTTTACCGCTTCCGATAATCTATTCCTGATAGGTTCGTTCGGCGCCTCGTCTGTATTGATATATGGGGTTATTAACAGCCCGCTGGCACAGCCTCGCAACCTGATAGGCGGACATGTGCTTTGCGCTTTGGTTGGCGTTACCATTCATAAGCTTGTTCCCAATGAGTTGTGGCTGGCAGCGGCGCTTTCGGTATCCATAGCGATAGTGCTGATGCAGGTCACTAAAACCCTGCATCCGCCGGGAGGCGCTACAGCATTGATAGCCAATATCGGTTCGGAAAAAATAAAGGCGCTGGGTTATATGTATGTATTTAGCCCGGTTTTTTCGGGAGCGCTGATCCTGCTGCTGGTGGCGTTATTGTTTAACAACATGACTAAGCACAGGCATTATCCCAATAATAAAAAGTGGCTACAGGTTTGGAGAAGATAC